Proteins from a single region of Rana temporaria chromosome 5, aRanTem1.1, whole genome shotgun sequence:
- the LOC120941110 gene encoding uncharacterized protein LOC120941110, with translation MSEINPMIPIGDVNPTGTSHTLSASQLQDIIHMSIQAALASTTPSAWTLQPTNNNTVPSQQDEPPSKKGKSSHKRKHTLVVHDSPAGEVNNLHQVAPTTVYQPQHQSETSRPLDPRETQKGYRASRRAKPDSYIDSSEDDSADPSQGSDVSDAESYVEDAGATALDTAANPATQDQVLLDALGEPFFHPDAITHPRSGEWTPLPHVAEYVELWARKSLDRTARNKLRAECPRPSIPKKVVATPEVDPVLTKYLLKTGKFQKKGIERSFRSIQDRVLDLMGPLTKILNLSEQAAASGQPVDLPQLRGWAQRALCLAGTANTACSVERRRSILMRLDPQLSHLAESEPGPSAEGMLFGDMVIKDINKFVGLFTSLDKAQNSLRRTGTNKVFNRAGRSRGRSAGRANYYRPQGRTPAQYHYQAPSYTPPVAQPAPFFPPRGRPWRGRGGRGYPRSRPPTGY, from the exons ATGTCAGAGATTAACCCAATGATCCCCATTGGAGATGTAAACCCCACAGGCACCTCTCATACACTGAGTGCCTCTCAATTGCAGGACATCATACACATGTCCATCCAGGCTGCATTGGCATCCACCACCCCATCCGCTTGGACGCTACAGCCCACTAACAATAATACAGTACCATCCCAACAGGATGAACCTCCCTCAAAAAAGGGAAAATCCTCACATAAGAGGAAGCACACTTTGGTGGtgcatgactccccggcaggggaagtaaacaaTTTGCATCAGGTAGCCCCCACCACGGTCTACCAACCTCAGCATCAGTCCGAAACTTctcgacccctggaccccagggagactCAAAAGGGGTATAGAGCCTCTAGGAGGGCTAAGCCGGACTCATACATTGATTCCTCGGAGGACGATTCAGCCGATCCCTCTCAGGGATCAGACGTATCAGACGCCGAATCATACGTAGAGGATGCTGGGGCCACGGCGCTTGACACAGCCGCCAATCCTGCCACGCAGGACCAAGTCCTTCTGGACGCACTTGGGGAACCTTTTTTCCACCCGGACGCAATCACCCATCCGCGTTCGGGGGAATGGACCCCACTGCCACATGTGGCAGAATACGTGGAATTATGGGCCAGGAAGTCTTTAGATAGGACTGCCCGCAACAAATTGAGGGCTGAATGCCCTAGACCCTCCATACCCAAAAAAGTGGTAGCCACCCCGGAGGTGGACCCGGTCCTAACCAAGTATCTCCTTAAAACGGGGAAGTTTCAGAAGAAGGGTATTGAACGATCATTTCGCTCAATACAGGACCGCGTCCTGGACCTCATGGGTCCACTTACTAAGATACTCAATTTGTCCGAACAAGCTGCAGCTTCGGGACAACCTGTTGATCTCCCACAACTAAGGGGTTGGGCACAAAGAGCCCTATGCCTAGCCGGCACTGCCAACACGGCATGCTCCGTGGAGCGGCGCAGATCCATCCTCATGCGCCTTGACCCCCAGCTTTCACATCTGGCGGAATCCGAACCCGGCCCATCGGCTGAGGGCATGCTTTTTGGTGACATGGTCATCAAAGACATTAATAAATTTGTAGGCTTATTCACCAGCCTAGACAAGGCACAGAACTCCTTAAGGAGGACAGGAACCAATAAGGTTttcaacagggccggcagaagtagaggccgttctgccggccgtgCCAACTACTATAGGCCACAGGGTAGAACACCGGCTCAGTACCACTACCAGGCTCCATCCTACACCCCACCTGTGGCTCAACCGGCGCCCTTTTTTCCTCCCAGAGGCAGACCTTGGCGCGGACGTGGAGGACGCGGTTATCCTCGATCCCGACCTCCTACTG GCTACTGA